GTGGCTTTTACTCATCCCTCATCCCTCTCTTTGATCCCTGACTGCTGTCTTATGAGTAAATTTACTGGGCACTGAGCTTAATGATGCGTGTATTTCGATTGGCTACAGTCTACCCGCTGGCATTGTCTCATGAGGTGCGAGCTTTGAAGTCGCAAGTCTTATCGCACCGAGGTGTAAGATTGTCAACAATTGAAACAGAACTAGATATGCTCGTACAAGCCATGTACTGTTTTAATTGTACGCGCGTTTGTGTTGCGCTGGAGCTGAGAGTCAGAAAAGAGGGGATCATGAACCCCTCATGTACTTGGATAGTGAACCAAAATCTCGGATGGTCGCTAGGCCAGGCCCTCTTCGGAGGTACTGGTCAAAGATGTGATCATCCACCTCCATTTATTTTTGCATTTTGAAGGTCTCGAGTTCAATTCCTCATCAGTCGGAGACTTTTCATCGGCGCCTCGGCATCAATGTCTTGGATGATGCGTCGAGATAATCCGACCGGAGGCTTGCAGGAACCACTGACGACGCAGGTACCGCACACCTGGAACACAATTGATTCCATCTGCTGCAGAATGGAAATTGATTCCAAATGTAAGCGGGGCTCATGATTGGCTTGCGCATCTCGGCTTGTGGTGGGTGTTTGGAAGTTTGTTAGTGGAACTCGATCATCTCTGATCATTTGGAATCTATTGTGTGTCATTGGCAAATTGAACATCCCTGAAGCGGATTTTCATGCCGGCTTTAAGAGGCAATTGAGCAATTCATGCATTAGGAAGTAACAACGATCGTTGCTACGCAGCAAGTTCAAATTAAGTCGTAATGCGACGGTGGAATTGCCTCACTTTTATTACTGTGTTAGGAAGAAATGGATTGCGATGGTGAAGTTGACCCCGCTCTTTGGCCTGCCAATTTTAGACTGTGTCTGGCGGGAGGAAATCCGCAGTGGTAGCTGAGAGCTCTCCCCTGTTTTTCTCCAGAAGCTCAGGCGGGGTGAAATGGGCTGGTCTACGACGAAACGGGCTGCTAACACGCAGAGAAATCGGGTTGCTGTGGTGTTTGTTTTGCGGGGCCGGCCCAGTAAGAGCCGGTACTAAACCGATCACGGGGGGGTCCATCCCTCCAGTGTCATGATGCTTCATGAAAGGTTATTCAGTGGCAATCATTTGCAGTCTTGTAGGAACCATGATGTAGAGGATGAATGATTGTTATTTCTGGATAATTCTATAGGGACTGATTCCTCAAACAAGGCCCGATATCTCTCCCCGACGCCGAAGTCTTCCGGGCATTCAACGTGCCTTGGTTACACCAGTTGCTCAGTTCGGACAGCTTCCCCGCACTTGCGATGGGCTACAGTGCGTCATGCAGTTAACTTTTGTTGACAAATCCGGCATAAGTTTCCGATGATACTGTACAAGTCGTCTCTTTGGTAGTTTGACGAGATTCCGAGCGTGATCCGGGGACACCGTCTCGCCTCTAAAAAGAGTCCACTCACAGTCGTTCCTTTTCCAATCCACGTCCCTCGCGTTACGGTATAAAGGCCAAACTCCACCCCCGCATCTCCTCCATGCCTCGGTTtctcttcccttcctctCGTATTCTGTCCTTGTCTGTTGCGAGGAGGACTCtgaatctgaatctgaaCCAACAATTCACCAGATTATCGCTTCACACCTCAGCTCCAAAAATGGCCGACGAGAGAAAGTGTCCCGTGGCCCACAAGGTCCCCAACGTCGCTGGTCACGGCGTTACCCATCAGAAGTGGTGGCCCGAGGCTCTCAAGACCAATATTCTTCGTCAGCATAGCGCCGTCACCAACCCCTACGGCGAGAACTTCAACTACGCCGAGGCTTTCAACTCTATTGACTACAACGAGCTTAAGGAGGATCTGCGAAAGGTCTGCCGCGATTCGCAGGACTGGTGGCCTGCTGATTTCGGCCACTATGGTGGTCTCTTTGTCCGTATGTCGTGGCACGCTGTTGGAACATACCGTATCTTCGATGGCCGAGGTGGCGGCCGACAGGTAAGAAACCCATTACACCCTCTCTCTCTCAATCGCGCACAAGTCTAACAGCGTCATAGGGTCAGCAAAGATTCGCCCCCCTCAACTCTTGGCCCGATAACGTTTCCCTCGACAAGGCCCGCCGTCTTCTGTGGCCCGTCAAGCAAAAGTACGGCAACAAGGTCTCATGGGCCGACCTGATCGTCATGGCTGGCAACGTCGCCCTCGAGGATATGGGCTTCAAGACCATTGGTTTCGCCGCTGGTCGTCCGGATACTTGGGAGGCTGACGAGGCTACCTACTACGGTGGCGAGGATACTTGGCTCGGAAACGACGTCCGTTACTCTGATGGCCACCCCGGAACCACCAAGCCTGGCGCTACCGATTCCGATCAGGCTCCCCACAAGAACATTCACACCcgcgagcttgagaagcctCTGGCTGCTGCTCACCACGGTCTTATTTATGTTAACCCTGGTCAGTCCTCCCCCGAGACAATGCGTAATGCACAATCACTGACTTTATCGCAGAGGGTCCTGATGGCAACCCCGACCCCGTCGCCGCTGCCCGTGACATCCGCGAGACCTTCGGTCGCATGGCCATGAACGACGAGGAGACCGTCGCCCTCATCGCCGGTGGTCATACCGTCGGAAAGACTCACGGCGCTGGCTCAACCGACCACGTCGGCCCCGAGCCCGAGGCCGCTGATCTCGCCCAGCAGGGTCTCGGCTGGTCCAACAGCTACAAGACCGGCAAGGGTCCTCACACAACCACCTCCGGCCTCGAGGTTACCTGGACCAGCACTCCCGTCAAGTGGAGCCACGACTACCTCAAGTACCTCTTCCAGTTCGAATGGGAGCTCACAAAGAGCCCTGCTGGCGCTCACCAGTGGGTTGCCAAGGATGCCAACGCCACTGTTCCTGATGCCTTCGACCccaacaagaagcagaagcctACCATGTTGACCACCGATTTGTCTCTGCGATTCGACCCTGAGTACGAGAAGATCTCTCGTCGCTTCCTCGAGAACCCAGATCAGTTCAACGAGGCTTTCGCCAAGGCCTGGTTCAAGCTTACCCACCGTGACATGGGTCCCCGCGACCGATACCTCGGCCCTGAGGTCCCCAAGGAGGTCTTCCTCTGGCAAGACCCCGTTCCCGAGCGTGACTACAAGCTCGTCGACGATGGCGATATTTCCGCCATCAAGAACGAGATCCTCAAGTCTGGTGTTGACGTCTCCAAGCTCGTCTCTACCGCTTGGGCCTCCGCCTCCACCTTCCGAGGCAGTGATCTCCGCGGTGGTGCCAATGGCGCCCGTATCCGCCTTCAGCCGCAGAAGGACTGGGAGGTCAACAACCCCGCTCAATTGAGCAAGGTCCTCAGCACTCTTGAGGGCATCCAGAAGAAGTTCAACGACTCTCAGTCCAGCGGCAAGGCTATCTCCCTTGCTGATGTTATTGTTCTTGCTGGTTCCGCCGCcgttgagaaggctgctaAGGATGCCGGTGTTAACATCACCGTGCCCTTCGCACCCGGCCGCACCGACGCTACACAGGAGCAGACCGACGTCAAGTCCGTCAACCACCTTCAGCCTTTCGCCGATGGTTTCCGTAACTACGGCTCTTCTACAGACCGCGTCAAGCTTGAACACCAGCTCATTGACCGCGCTCAACTCCTCACCCTCAGCGTCCCTGAGCTCACCGCTCTCATCGGTGGTCTCCGTgccctcaacaccaactaTGACGGCTCATCGCATGGTATCTTCACCAACCGTCCTGGTGTTCTGACCAACGACTTCTTCGTCAACCTGCTCGACATGAGCACTGAGTGGAAGGCCGTTGGAAACAGTGATATCTTCGAGGGTACTGATCGCAAGACTGGTGCCAAGAAGTGGACCGGTACCCGTGTCGATCTTGTCTTTGGTTCACATGCTGAGCTCCGCGCTACAGCTGAGACATATGCTGAGGCTGGTGGACAGGAAAGGCTTGTCAAGGACTTTGTTGCTGCTTGGACCAAGGTGATGAACCTGGACCGATTTGATCTTGCGAACGGTTCTTCACCCAAGGCCTCTCCTCGACTGTAATTAATGAGCAATGTAGCAAAATACCATTGAGAATGAATGATTACGAATTTATTAGTTAATTGTATCTGTCCTCTACCCCACCCGCTGATGCGCTTTGTGATTGTATGTATCGATCAATGATCTTGGCTTTATTCAACGTTTTGACAGCGTTCGTGATGGCGGGGTAGCGACGAGCCTCGGCCCAGAAGTCGATCGGAGCTTACAATACCGTGGCTCCGATAGGCCCTCACAATTCTTGCGCCAAATGGCACCATTTGCGCGACATTTACAGTCCAAATTCATCCTCTAGGAAGTTGACTGTATACTTTAACGGTCTCACTATTAATGCATTGTTTTACTGTTTTGTGGTGCATTTGCTGATGCCCTGTTCTAGCAGAAGTTGTCCTCGGATCTGATACCGCGCGCCGGCCCCACTGCCGGGTGACCCCCCGAGCATTCCGATCATGTGAAGTGTCGTTCCGATGAAGCTGAACTCAAAGTCACAGATGAATGACCAATATGGCAACCAAAGCCATAAGGCTGTACATCCGCACAAAGCGCTCGACGGATTATAACGCCGAAGGATTTGCATGCATCAGCAATCTTAGCAAATGGTAAATTTAGAGGTCTCTGTCCTCTACTTCTCCCACTTCTTCTACTGGTGCGAGGTACATGCCTTGACAAGATATATACATCTATTCGAATTTGTGTTCTCGTGTTTCAATCTTGATTCCAAGGTCCGACCTAACCTTGCGATCAGAACCGGAATCATCGACGAGGGCAAAATAAGACGCCTCATCCGAATCATGACATAAAGCTATCACAGCATTCCTTCCGACCATACAGTGCCCATGTTACTAGCTTCGTAGGGACCCAAATGAAATGGTCTATGGGCGAAACCCCAGGGAGACCTCCAAGTAGAGAGCTAGTGAAGTTCTGCATGCTTGACAACGTCAAAACCCTTGGTCTTCCCATGTACCACCCTCGCGCGACAGAGACGCAGCTCGTTGCGCTTTCAGCAACAATCGAAAACGCGATCACCACTTCACAAGGCAGGAAATCCTTCATTCCCCTCGCTCCTTCGTCAGCCTTTTGGAATCCATCGCGCAAGAGCGCCCTAATATCTCTTTCAGGAGGATTTAACATGACTGGCCAAGTCTACAAGCCTGTGAACGGGAAAGACGTCAGCCCCTTAAGAGGTGAGGATGGTTTGCTTGGTGAGTGCAACCCATCCCGGATCGAGCACTGACTCCCTCATCCAATCTCACACCTCGTGAGTCGACAGGTCCATGTGGCCATCAATCGCCGCAATGTCCACCGGCTCGAGCttttgaagatggcaaaTCTGGCCGACAACAAAGCCCAGTGAGACGAGAGAGACTCCTTTCTCACGTGGGATGGCCTTCAGTTGGAGGTCATCAAGGCTGTGGTGAACAATGAAAGACCTGCGTTGCGCCTGGTCTAAGCAATAAACGTGGTGCTTGATACCAACGAAATGGAGATGGAAACGAAACGGAGATGGAGGAACTGGGAGCTAAGCCGGGAGGAACCGCTGAGTTTCTCCTAGAACTTACTAAAGCAATGGCGTTCACCTTGGCAGACGCCAACGAGACCTGACAGACTTTCTCTAAAACCCCCATAGGGCAACCGACTATAATCCCCTGCCGGAGGCTTTGGAGGTTGAGTAGCCTCTCGTTAATGTCGCGGTGACTCATCTACATATGATTTGGGCTAACCTTGGGCATGGGCTGCAACTCTCCCTCGAAGTTCTTCATAAGTCACCAACAGCTTAGAGCAAGCTTAGAGCAGTATGATCCTAAGGTTTAGGATGAGATTTACTATATTATCCAAAATTTGGCCTGAGTTCCACATTTCTCTTCTAAGCTCTGCAGCTCTCTCATTCAAGTCTGCGATAATTTTCCTGTAAATGCATCCTCTTCTAATGGGAGAAGTATCCAGAGTTAGGAATAGGTGCCCTATCCAACTTGAAGTATCCAGACTGCAACTGCTAAAACACTTGTTGGGGATCATACTTCTTCGCAATGCCCTTCAGCTTAGCCTTGTTACTCGTGCTGTAACCAGCAATGATATCCTGGTACTGACTTGCGTGCTGACTTGGATTTGATTTTCGGTGTTGTAGGCGGTTGACCGCCAGTCTTGTTCTCTGCGGCGTGTTTGGCTATATACTGAGCTCGCTTAGCGATTCTTGTCTCGAGTTGTTCATACGCCTCATCGGGCTGTGTGTAACAACATCCTTCGAAGACGAAGCACGTCCATCGTGTACCGAGGTACTTCATCGATCTGAAATAAATACCGTCGGCCTTTCGCTTCCTGGTAAGAAACTCGAGAATATTTTCATTGTTCTGCTCGTATCTCTTCTTTGTTGACACTCGTCTAAATGGCCCTTGGGTCCTAGTTCTTCGACAAGATCTCTGGCAGGTATTTCTTGGAAATCCTTTCCGGCGCCGGCGTTCGACATCTTCCATTGTTTGAGCCTCGATGTCTCAGCAAGGCGAGGCAAGTATACTTGGGACCTCTTGTCTAAGTGACGAAAAAGCTTTGGTAaagtttagtataatttaGTATAGAATTAGGACCTTAGATTAGGTTTATGGAACCTTGGCTCAACGTCAAGAAGTTCTCTTGCTCCTTGGAGGTCTGGTAACTGGTTGTTTTTGACAAAGCCATTTGGGCTGTGTGTCTCGAAAAGTCGGTCTGGCCCTGGCGTCTTGTGGTTTAAACAAGAAGGCATCTGGAGCCACCTTGCTGCTTGTCTTTCGTTTCTTTGAGGGTGAGTCTGTTGTGCCCTCTGAGCGTAGGTGATGGGGGTTGCCCCGAGGTGATGTGGCTATCTCAGCGCGTGTGCTCCTCGAGGAGACAGAATGCTTTGAAATCCCCGATTTCCCGTAACCTCTTGTATTCTGTGGTTTTGCAGAGTGCGCTTGTGTGTTCGtgtggtgatataagctctcagccacaagtcaGATACCAGATAAAAACACTGGAATTCTGAGCTTtgttaataaatataagtttaCCATCCAAGCCATCTAAAATTTCGGGTTCTGGTCATTAGGATTGCAGGGGCGTGATAAAGAAGCAGCTCGTATcttatcaatcaatcacaATATGAAGCACGATTATCAACATTGGATCCAACGTGTTCAGGTCAGCAGTGATTTCGGTAATAAGCCCCAGGGATACCGTATATCTCCCCAGTGGAATCAACAGAATGACCCAGTGCGTATCGCTTCAGGGCTTGTTGTAGAACTTGTTCATATCAGAGATTCCCTCCTTGCTGTTGATGTCGGTAtgctgaagcttcttgggGGTAGGTACTGGTGTACCTTCTCGTTCTGCCTTATAGCTTTGCCTTCTGGGTCAGCTTCGCTATCGAATGAATCGGTTTGGCCTGCCACATATTGCTTGTTATGTGCCAGGTTGCCTCCTATTAGGTTGGTCTCGATTAGGATAGTATTGCTGCCTGCCGGAGTTTGTGAGGACTCGGCCTTGAAAGCGAGGCCGGTgaagtcatcatcttcgaAAAGGTTCGGATACACCTCGCCTTTTTTCGAGCTGATATACACGAGCTGTCCGTTGATAGCCAATACTCCAACATACAGGCTGCGGATATGCCTGCCATTGATCGGCGCCGCTTTTGGAAGCCCTTTGGCGTAGTCTTTTGGCCACATCTCTGGGAATTGATAGATGACAAGCAAGGAATCGTGTTCGAACCACGCCCATCAGTGCGTAGACCCGTTACGCCTGGCTTACAGCCGTATGATTTTGAGATTGGTAATTAAGAGATGAATCTGTCGGGAGCTGACGATTGTCGAGCACCTTGAGGCATTTCTCATCGAGGTAGATGTAAAGTTCCTGTGTGAATTAGTATGTGTATGATGCTTGGGAGTGTCACCACGTACCAGTCAGCGACGGGCTTAGTGCATTGGTGGATAGATGGATGTCTTCATAGCCACGCGTCtaggaatataatataatgTAGGTGGCAACTgacttcatgatgaagtcGTCAGAGTGGTGATAGATACGTCATGTTGGGCAACAGCCTTGTAGCAGCCCATAGACTTGTCGAGTTTAGACCCGTAGCTCGTGTACACACTCTTAAGCGGGCCTGAAGTTGTAGCCGATTGCGGGAACGAAGGTCGCCTGCACTGAAGGGAATCCACGGACAGGAAGAGTTGGGCAGATTCAGGATCTTCGGTGAATCGGAAAGCTTGATGTGTTGACGACACTGAATTGCTCGTGTGGAAGCTCATTGTGGGAATGATATCGGCAACAGTGAGCGGTTTCATTTTGAATGGAGGCAATGAGCGCTTCGTCCTCAAACCGCAAGAGGGCGGGATCTGCGAGATGAACGCTTAAGTTGGCAAAATCCTGAGCTTCGACGTTAGCGAATCGAGAAAAGGTATTCTGAGTTGCGTCCTCTGACGAACTCTGATGCTCTTTGTTGGACACGATCAAGCTGTCCTGGACGCGGAATGCTGCACATTGCGCTGGCTGCGTGTACCCATCGATGTTGAGAGAGGCTGCACATTTTTGTGCGACCGCTAAATTGCCGAGGAGCAACAACAAGCAAAGAGGGACTGGATagcaagatgaagaaccTGAGGCATGAACATTCAATCGATCATAATGTCCCCAGGGGCCTGAAAACTTCGGCCACTGCTTTACGGGGCATGAGAAGCCTCCCTTCGCGGGGAGTCACCGCGCATGTTCACACGGCTCCAGCCAGTGCCGAAACCTGCCAAAGGACCGCTGAGGTAATGACACGAGTAACTGAGGATATCCTGTGCTTCAGCCTACTGCTGTgctttaaatatatttaaaagtcGTATAGTGAAGGGTTCTATCGTCGCTATGCGTATATAGCAAAAGAACATATGGCGAAAGATCGGGAGAGTTCGTCATGCTGAGAGGCGGAAGAGGAGCTCTTATATCCCGCAGCTGAATCATCTATGGAAGTTATCGGTGTTCTGCTTGGGGGAACCGCTTCAAACCGTCCTCAGCTTGTTTGTTGTTGGGATTGATGGCTGAGGGAAACTTGGCAATCGCACGCAAAGGTTATGCAAACGCAAAACACTAAGCATGTCGGGGCTTGTTCTCCAAACAAGATTGGGACATTACGATGTAACATAGAGAAAACCTATGGTACCAATTTGGCGAGGGTTTGTGTATATTGATTACCATAAAGTGAAGAGGCCAATATCGGTTGCTCAACCAACATTTGCGGCTGAAGTAGGTCTACCAAACAGAGGCTGATTGCCACTTGTCAAACGAATTTTCTGGTGCTTAAACCTTCAAGTGAGGACGGGCTGCCCACCCAATGTCCATTTGTAAACAAGGCAGCCAACAGGTCAAAAGAAAAAGTATCCCGAAAGCAATAAAAGTGATTgcgcttggtgttgagactCGCGAGCAACACATTAACAATGCGCAAAGGGGCCATCATGAATATCATCTCAGAGCAGCAAAACCGTAAGTGGCAATCTTGCGATACTAGCAGTTTCAAATAAAACATGACCGTTTGGCGCTCCGGTGCTTGATAGGACCGCTGCCGGGAGGATTGTAAGAAGGCAGTCTGAGACACCCTTCAGAGCCCTGGGCATAAGTGGATGTATATGGTGGCAACAACCAAACGAAAACGATCGTAAAGGGATAAAGAGAGACCGGAAAACCCTTTGCAATCACTTGTGTTGTCACTCCTGCAGACCTCCACACTCTGTGCCATCCTTATCCATGAACTGCTTCACAAGTCCCTGCGGACAAACTGACCGTGAAAGTCTGTTCAGGAACAACAACTCAATGGGGTCATGGCGCAGCCTTTACGACAGTACAAGTCTGGGAGAGCCTTACCTGTCTCAAAAACTCCTTAGTAGTATGCCACTCTAAGATGGGCGGCTAACAACCTGATCCATGCTGTTGGACCCTGAAGGGCGGCATCGGGGCGGCATGAGCGGCATGAGTACCTATTTCTTCAACTCAgacaagaaaaaaaagcaCTGAACAATAGCTCTGTGGGGCAAACAAGTATAATGAAACCTGCAGAGATGCGGCCCGCAAGAGTCAGCGCGCGTCGT
Above is a window of Fusarium oxysporum Fo47 chromosome XII, complete sequence DNA encoding:
- a CDS encoding peroxidase/catalase, which codes for MPRFLFPSSRILSLSVARRTLNLNLNQQFTRLSLHTSAPKMADERKCPVAHKVPNVAGHGVTHQKWWPEALKTNILRQHSAVTNPYGENFNYAEAFNSIDYNELKEDLRKVCRDSQDWWPADFGHYGGLFVRMSWHAVGTYRIFDGRGGGRQGQQRFAPLNSWPDNVSLDKARRLLWPVKQKYGNKVSWADLIVMAGNVALEDMGFKTIGFAAGRPDTWEADEATYYGGEDTWLGNDVRYSDGHPGTTKPGATDSDQAPHKNIHTRELEKPLAAAHHGLIYVNPEGPDGNPDPVAAARDIRETFGRMAMNDEETVALIAGGHTVGKTHGAGSTDHVGPEPEAADLAQQGLGWSNSYKTGKGPHTTTSGLEVTWTSTPVKWSHDYLKYLFQFEWELTKSPAGAHQWVAKDANATVPDAFDPNKKQKPTMLTTDLSLRFDPEYEKISRRFLENPDQFNEAFAKAWFKLTHRDMGPRDRYLGPEVPKEVFLWQDPVPERDYKLVDDGDISAIKNEILKSGVDVSKLVSTAWASASTFRGSDLRGGANGARIRLQPQKDWEVNNPAQLSKVLSTLEGIQKKFNDSQSSGKAISLADVIVLAGSAAVEKAAKDAGVNITVPFAPGRTDATQEQTDVKSVNHLQPFADGFRNYGSSTDRVKLEHQLIDRAQLLTLSVPELTALIGGLRALNTNYDGSSHGIFTNRPGVLTNDFFVNLLDMSTEWKAVGNSDIFEGTDRKTGAKKWTGTRVDLVFGSHAELRATAETYAEAGGQERLVKDFVAAWTKVMNLDRFDLANGSSPKASPRL